The genomic window CGTTCCAGCGTGTCGCCGCCGACGGTATCCAGCACGACGTCCACGTCGCGGAGCACCTCCTCGAACCGGGTCGTCCGGTAGTCGATCGCCGCCTCGGCGCCCAGCTCGCGCAGGAAGTCGTGGTGCCGTGCCGACGCCGTCGCGGCGACCTGGGCCCCCCGCCGGCGGGCGAGCTGGACGGCGAACGCGCCGACGCCCCCGGCCGCACCGTGGATGAGGATCCGCTGCCCGGCTCCCAGGCCGGCGTGGTCGAACAGCGCCTGCCAGGCGGTGAGCGCCGAGAGGGGGACCGCGGCGGCGTGGGCGTGGTCGAGGGCCCGTGGTTTGGGGGCCAGGTCCGCGGCCTTCACGGCGACGTACTCCGCGGCGCTCCCGTCCCGCGGGAATGCGATGAGGCCATAGACGGCCTCGCCGGGGGAGAGGTCCGAAACGCCGGGGCCGAGCGTCTCCACCACGCCGGAGACGTCGTGGCCCGGGATGGTGGGCAGCCGCTCGCGCCCGTCGGGCGTCCGGTAGGTCTCCGTCCAGGTCAGCTCCGTCGGCGTGATGCCGGCGGCATGCACGCGGAGGAGCGCCTCGCCCGCCGCCGGGGCGGGGCGCGGCGCGTCCTCATACACGATCTGTTCCGGGCCTCCGCGGGCGTGCAAACGGATCGCCTTCACGACCACTCCTTTCCGGGCCTCTCGGCCACGTCATGGGCCTCGAAGTCGTCGAGGCCTCCACCCGTATGATCCGAATCGGGGTCCTCTCCCGCCGCATCAAGGGACCGCGGCCGCGGACGGCCGCTTCTTCTGGAGGTAGACCGGGTCACGAGCCGCTGCGGCCCACTCACCCCGTTGGGGAGGACACCGGCGGGCGCATGCGCAACTCGTCGGAGAAGCCTCGCAGATCCACGGCCGGAGGCCAGGGGCAGGCCCGTGGCCGTTCATGAGGACTCCTTGTTGTGGTGCTTGGCCAGCCCGCTGTAGACGAACTGGGTGAAGTGGGAACGATTGAAGGATCCCTTTCCCCATCGGGGGTTGAGGTTGGCGAGCGGCCGGGCGGCGATCGCCTCCTCGAGGGTCTTGCCGGCGTGCACCAGCGGCTCGATCCTGTCGCGGGCCTCGGCCAGCATGCTGCGGAAGGCCTGCAGGTCGTCGCGCGTGGCCAAGGCGCCGTGGCCCGGGATGATCCTGGTCCTGGCGTCGGCGATCCCGAGGAGCGCGTCGGACGCCGCGATCATCCCGCCGATCCAGCCGCCGGAGGAGCTGTCGATGTTCGGGTAGGCCCATGTGAAGAACACGTCGCCGGTCTGCAGGACGTTGGCCTTGCGGTAGTGGATGAAGAGATCGCCATCGGTGTGCGCGGAAGGGGCGTGGACCACGTGGATCTCCTCGCCGTTGAGGTAGAACGTGGCGGAGTCGCGCAGGGTCACGACCGGGAGGGCGGCGGCCGGTGGTGGCGGGAACCTCATCTGGAGGTCGACGACATATTGCTCGGAGCTGAGCCGCGTCCGGGTATTCTCGTGGGCGACGATCTTCGCCCCCGCCTCCGCCAGCGCGGCGTTGCCGCCGGAGTGGTCGAAATGCCAGTGGGTGGTGATCACGGTGATCGGCCCCGCGCCCAGATTCCGGACGACCCGGATCAGGTCGGCGGATCGGGAGGGGAGGAAGGCGTCGACCATGAGCAGGCCGTCGTGACCGGCCAGCCCGGTGATGTTCCCTCCCGGCCCGGTGATCAGCGACAGGCCCGGCGCCAGGCTGGAGACCTGGATCGGGAGCTTCTCAAACCTCGGGTAGATCTTGCGGTACGCCGCGGGGAGCGGGATGTCCTCATCCTGGGCCTGCTGCGCAGCCCGCGCCACGCCGCCCAGGACCGAGGTCGCCGCCAGGCCGGCCATCGTCTTCAATGCGTCTCGCCGTTTCATGGGTGTCGCTCGCTTTCAAACTTGAGGTCGGCCACGTCCCCTCCACGGGCACGCGGCCTTCAAAAATCCAAGGGCGCTGGACTCTCAAGGGATTCGGAACGCCGACGTCGTCTCGGAGGGGCGATCGTCGTGCAGATTCGCGGGCCATTGCGGCGTCACGTCGGGGCGGCGGTCCTCCG from Aquisphaera giovannonii includes these protein-coding regions:
- a CDS encoding NADP-dependent oxidoreductase; its protein translation is MKAIRLHARGGPEQIVYEDAPRPAPAAGEALLRVHAAGITPTELTWTETYRTPDGRERLPTIPGHDVSGVVETLGPGVSDLSPGEAVYGLIAFPRDGSAAEYVAVKAADLAPKPRALDHAHAAAVPLSALTAWQALFDHAGLGAGQRILIHGAAGGVGAFAVQLARRRGAQVAATASARHHDFLRELGAEAAIDYRTTRFEEVLRDVDVVLDTVGGDTLERSWRVLRRGGTLVSVAAPVPPEAARDAGARGVFFIVEPSRAQLVEIARLIDAGEVRPVLEAVLPLARAREAFERGLAGHVRGKIVLQVQEPEARP
- a CDS encoding MBL fold metallo-hydrolase; its protein translation is MKRRDALKTMAGLAATSVLGGVARAAQQAQDEDIPLPAAYRKIYPRFEKLPIQVSSLAPGLSLITGPGGNITGLAGHDGLLMVDAFLPSRSADLIRVVRNLGAGPITVITTHWHFDHSGGNAALAEAGAKIVAHENTRTRLSSEQYVVDLQMRFPPPPAAALPVVTLRDSATFYLNGEEIHVVHAPSAHTDGDLFIHYRKANVLQTGDVFFTWAYPNIDSSSGGWIGGMIAASDALLGIADARTRIIPGHGALATRDDLQAFRSMLAEARDRIEPLVHAGKTLEEAIAARPLANLNPRWGKGSFNRSHFTQFVYSGLAKHHNKESS